A single Oncorhynchus kisutch isolate 150728-3 linkage group LG19, Okis_V2, whole genome shotgun sequence DNA region contains:
- the LOC109864348 gene encoding synaptophysin-like protein 1 produces the protein MITGFRLNLAPLKEPLGFIKFIEWLTAIFAFGSCGGYSGRTIVSLFCSEGRNETLNATFSYPFRLNLVALVESNTTLCNHSVPVTHLVGDSASSAQFFVGVAIICFLYSIVALLVYLGYMHVYKDSDFGPMFDFGLTAAIAFLWLVCSSAWAKGLQNVKDATGTADITSTLALCKERDVSCEVTDFANMRTLNVSVVFGYLNLIVWAGNAWIVYKETRCHSQKYTARQRAGAGRGQQVPAAI, from the exons ATGATAACAGGATTTCGACTGAACTTGGCGCCTCTCAAGGAACCGCTGGGATTCATCAAATTTATAGAATGG CTGACAGCCATCTTTGCATTTGGGAGTTGTGGGGGGTATTCTGGAAGGACTATCGTGTCACTCTTCTGCAGCGAAGGAAGGAACGAGACACTGAATGCTACTTTTAGCTATCCCTTCAG GTTAAATCTGGTTGCTCTAGTGGAGAGCAACACCACTCTGTGTAACCACTCCGTGCCCGTCACCCACCTGGTGGGAGACTCCGCCTCCTCGGCCCAGTTCTTTGTGGGCGTGGCCATCATCTGCTTCCTGTACTCTATAGTGGCGTTGCTCGTCTACCTGGGCTACATGCACGTGTACAAGGACTCTGACTTCGGCCCTATGTTT gaTTTTGGTCTGACGGCAGCGATTGCCTTCCTGTGGCTAGTGTGTTCCTCAGCATGGGCCAAGGGGCTGCAGAACGTGAAGGATGCCACCGGGACGGCGGACATCACCTCCACACTGGCACTCTGCAAGGAGAGAGACGTGTCCTGCGAGGTCACTGACTTCGCCAACATGCGCACCCTCAATGTCTCTGTG GTGTTTGGGTACCTGAATCTGATCGTGTGGGCTGGGAACGCCTGGATTGTGTACAAGGAGACCCGCTGCCACTCTCAGAAGTACACTGCCCGGCAGAGGGCTGGGGCCGGGCGTGGTCAACAAGTCCCTGCTGCTATCTAA